From Methylocystis sp. ATCC 49242, one genomic window encodes:
- a CDS encoding methanol/ethanol family PQQ-dependent dehydrogenase, whose translation MNTATRNLLATTAVIWLAGGGVYFLGNSLQDAKGPSTHENAGAGESSPSKPSDVAAAPATPAPAAEPAPAAPAAPAPVAEAAIPTAAAPGSADELLALQKDPKQWVSPTGDYANLRHSALKQITAENVGKLAPAWQFSTGVLRGHEGAPLVVGDVMYLHTPFPNNVYALDLKDPDHKILWKYEPKQDPSVVPVMCCDTVNRGLAYGDGKIFLAQADTTLVALDAKTGKLVWSVKNGDPAKGQTSTAAPHVFKDKVFVGIAGGEFGVRGHITAYDIKDGKLAWRGYSMGPDSDTLMDPEKTTHLGKPVGKDSGISTWQGDQWQIGGGTTWGWYSYDPELNLVYYGSGNPSTWNPKQRPGDNRWSMTIWARDLDTGKAKWVYQMTPHDEWDYDGINEMVLADQNIGGTTRKTLVHFDRNGFGYTLDRVTGELLVAEKFDPAVNWATKVDMDKNSKTYGRPLVVSKYSTEQNGEDTNTQGVCPAALGVKDQQPVSYDPATGLFLVPTNHVCMDYEPFRVSYTAGQPYVGATLEMYPAGKVLGDGTNNTGNFIAWDAKVGKIVWSNKEQFSVWSGAVSTDGGVTFYGTLEGYLKAVDTKTGKELYKYKTPSGIIGNVITYESGGKQYVAVLSGVGGWAGIGLAAGLSKSNEGLGAVGNYASLANYTALGGVLTVFALPN comes from the coding sequence ATGAATACGGCTACGCGAAATCTTCTCGCCACCACTGCGGTCATATGGCTTGCCGGCGGGGGCGTTTATTTCCTGGGCAACTCCTTGCAAGACGCAAAGGGCCCCTCGACTCACGAAAACGCAGGCGCTGGAGAATCTTCGCCGTCCAAGCCCTCTGACGTGGCGGCCGCCCCGGCGACGCCCGCCCCGGCCGCCGAGCCGGCTCCGGCTGCGCCGGCGGCGCCCGCTCCGGTGGCCGAGGCCGCGATCCCGACTGCCGCCGCGCCCGGGTCTGCCGACGAGTTGCTGGCGCTTCAGAAGGACCCGAAGCAGTGGGTCTCGCCGACTGGCGACTACGCGAATCTGCGCCATTCGGCTCTCAAGCAGATCACGGCTGAGAACGTCGGCAAGCTTGCTCCGGCGTGGCAGTTTTCGACCGGCGTGCTGCGTGGCCACGAAGGCGCCCCGCTCGTCGTCGGCGACGTGATGTATCTCCACACGCCGTTCCCGAACAATGTTTACGCGCTCGACCTGAAGGATCCGGATCACAAGATCCTCTGGAAGTATGAGCCGAAGCAGGATCCGTCCGTCGTTCCGGTCATGTGCTGCGACACGGTGAACCGCGGCCTCGCCTATGGCGACGGCAAGATCTTCCTGGCCCAGGCGGACACGACGCTTGTCGCGCTCGACGCCAAGACCGGCAAGCTGGTCTGGTCGGTGAAGAACGGCGACCCGGCGAAGGGCCAGACCTCCACCGCCGCTCCGCACGTCTTCAAGGACAAGGTGTTCGTGGGCATCGCCGGCGGCGAGTTCGGCGTGCGCGGCCACATCACCGCTTACGACATCAAGGACGGCAAGCTGGCCTGGCGCGGCTACTCCATGGGCCCCGACAGCGACACGCTGATGGACCCGGAGAAGACCACCCATCTCGGCAAGCCGGTCGGCAAGGACTCGGGCATCTCGACCTGGCAGGGTGACCAGTGGCAGATCGGCGGCGGCACCACCTGGGGCTGGTACAGCTATGATCCGGAACTGAACCTCGTCTATTACGGCTCGGGCAACCCCTCGACCTGGAACCCGAAGCAGCGTCCGGGCGACAACCGCTGGTCCATGACCATCTGGGCGCGCGACCTCGACACGGGCAAGGCCAAGTGGGTCTACCAGATGACCCCCCACGACGAGTGGGACTATGACGGCATCAACGAGATGGTTCTCGCCGACCAGAACATCGGCGGAACGACCCGCAAGACGCTCGTCCACTTCGACCGCAACGGCTTCGGCTACACGCTGGACCGGGTGACGGGCGAGCTGCTCGTCGCCGAGAAGTTCGACCCGGCCGTGAACTGGGCGACCAAGGTCGACATGGACAAGAACTCCAAGACCTATGGCCGTCCGCTGGTCGTGTCGAAATATTCGACCGAGCAGAATGGCGAGGACACCAACACCCAGGGCGTGTGCCCGGCGGCGTTGGGCGTGAAGGACCAGCAGCCGGTCTCCTATGACCCGGCGACGGGTCTGTTCCTGGTGCCGACGAACCACGTCTGCATGGACTACGAGCCGTTCCGCGTGTCCTACACCGCGGGTCAGCCCTACGTCGGCGCGACGCTGGAAATGTATCCGGCGGGCAAGGTGCTCGGCGACGGCACCAACAACACCGGCAACTTCATCGCCTGGGACGCCAAGGTCGGCAAGATCGTCTGGTCGAACAAGGAGCAGTTCTCGGTGTGGTCGGGCGCGGTGTCGACCGACGGCGGCGTGACCTTCTACGGCACGCTCGAGGGCTATCTGAAGGCCGTCGACACGAAGACCGGCAAGGAGCTTTACAAGTACAAGACTCCGTCGGGAATCATCGGCAACGTCATCACCTATGAGTCAGGCGGCAAGCAGTATGTCGCGGTCCTCTCGGGCGTTGGCGGCTGGGCCGGCATCGGCCTTGCGGCTGGTCTGTCGAAGAGCAATGAAGGTCTCGGCGCGGTGGGCAACTACGCCTCGCTCGCCAACTACACCGCCCTCGGCGGCGTGCTGACCGTCTTCGCTCTGCCGAACTAA